A genomic region of Ursus arctos isolate Adak ecotype North America unplaced genomic scaffold, UrsArc2.0 scaffold_8, whole genome shotgun sequence contains the following coding sequences:
- the YPEL5 gene encoding protein yippee-like 5, which produces MGRIFLDHIGGTRLFSCANCDTILTNRSELISTRFTGATGRAFLFNKVVNLQYSEVQDRVMLTGRHMVRDVSCKNCNSKLGWIYEFATEDSQRYKEGRVILERALVRESEGFEEHVPSDNS; this is translated from the exons atgggcagaattttCCTTGATCATATCGGTGGTACCCGTCTGTTTTCTTGTGCAAACTGCGATACAATCCTGACCAACCGCTCAGAACTCATCTCCACTCGCTTCACAGGCGCCACTGGCagagcatttctttttaacaag GTAGTTAACCTGCAGTACAGTGAAGTTCAAGACCGGGTCATGCTCACCGGCCGCCACATGGTTCGAGATGTGAGCTGCAAGAACTGCAATAGCAAACTGGGCTGGATCTACGAGTTCGCCACTGAAGACAGCCAGCGCTATAAGGAGGGCCGTGTGATCCTGGAGCGCGCCCTAGTGCGAGAGAGCGAGGGCTTCGAGGAGCACGTACCATCTGATAACTCTTGA